The Desulfosporosinus acidiphilus SJ4 genome has a window encoding:
- the purE gene encoding 5-(carboxyamino)imidazole ribonucleotide mutase, producing the protein MNQIGVIMGSDSDYKVMEDAIKILRQFELDFEVKISSAHRTLERTLDWVKGFENQGGRLIIAGAGLAAHLPGVIAGATTLPVIGVPMNSGPLNGVDALYAIVQMPPGIPVATVGIGAARNAALLAVQILAAGDDALRRKIKNYRAKMAEDIAAKDEALQKKLNED; encoded by the coding sequence TTGAATCAGATCGGAGTTATTATGGGCAGCGATTCAGACTACAAAGTGATGGAGGATGCAATCAAGATCCTGAGACAATTTGAACTGGATTTTGAAGTGAAGATTTCGTCAGCTCATAGAACCTTGGAGCGAACTCTTGACTGGGTCAAAGGCTTTGAGAATCAAGGAGGCAGACTAATTATTGCGGGAGCGGGTTTAGCAGCCCATTTGCCTGGAGTTATAGCGGGGGCAACGACACTGCCAGTAATCGGTGTCCCCATGAACAGCGGCCCCTTGAATGGCGTCGATGCTCTCTATGCTATTGTGCAAATGCCTCCCGGAATACCTGTAGCCACCGTTGGGATTGGCGCTGCCCGTAACGCTGCCTTGCTTGCTGTACAAATTTTAGCTGCAGGGGATGATGCCTTGCGAAGGAAGATAAAAAACTACCGAGCCAAAATGGCAGAGGATATTGCTGCTAAGGATGAGGCCTTGCAAAAGAAACTAAACGAAGATTGA
- the purB gene encoding adenylosuccinate lyase, translated as MIDRYTLPEMGEIWTDEHRLSLWLKIEIAACEGWAKLGKIPKEAVEVIRERASFTWERVQALEEVTQHDVLAFLTNVAENVGDEAKYIHLGLTSSDVLDTALSLQMVEATDLLLAKMEALEAVLRRRAIEHRDTLMMGRTHGIHAEPITLGLKFALWYDEIRRQKRRLDIAREEVRVGKISGAVGTFANVDPQVEAHVCQSLNLKPALISTQILQRDRHAYFMTTLAGIASSLDKMATEIRNLQRTDVHEVEEAFGKGQKGSSAMPHKKNPITPERICGMARVVRANAQVALENVALWHERDISHSSAERMILPDSTLALYYMLHKMVQLIDRLQVFPEQMKFNIDKGLGLIFSQRVMLALVEKGVSRENAYAMVQRNAMEAWNTKEQFKNLISRDSAIRKYLDEELINNLFDYDYHTKHVGDIFERLGLV; from the coding sequence TTGATTGACAGGTACACACTTCCTGAGATGGGAGAAATCTGGACAGACGAACACCGGCTTTCTCTGTGGTTGAAAATTGAAATTGCTGCCTGCGAAGGTTGGGCAAAACTTGGCAAGATTCCTAAGGAAGCCGTTGAGGTGATCAGAGAGCGGGCATCTTTCACTTGGGAACGGGTTCAAGCTTTGGAAGAAGTAACACAGCATGATGTTTTAGCGTTTTTAACCAACGTTGCTGAGAATGTGGGCGATGAAGCCAAGTATATTCATCTGGGCTTAACTTCATCGGATGTTCTCGATACGGCTTTGTCTTTGCAAATGGTTGAAGCAACGGATTTGCTGTTAGCTAAGATGGAGGCCTTGGAGGCGGTTCTCCGCCGCAGGGCAATAGAACACCGGGATACTTTGATGATGGGACGTACTCATGGAATCCATGCTGAACCTATTACCTTGGGTTTGAAATTTGCCCTCTGGTACGATGAGATCAGACGCCAGAAAAGACGCCTCGATATTGCCCGCGAAGAAGTGCGGGTGGGAAAAATTTCGGGAGCGGTGGGGACTTTTGCTAATGTAGATCCCCAAGTGGAAGCCCATGTCTGTCAATCCCTTAACTTGAAACCAGCCTTGATTTCCACCCAAATTCTCCAGCGTGACCGCCACGCTTACTTTATGACGACTCTGGCGGGGATAGCCAGTTCCCTCGACAAAATGGCTACCGAAATCCGCAATTTACAGAGAACGGATGTTCACGAAGTTGAAGAAGCCTTCGGCAAGGGCCAAAAAGGGTCTTCAGCCATGCCGCACAAAAAAAATCCAATCACTCCGGAAAGGATTTGCGGTATGGCCAGGGTTGTACGAGCAAATGCTCAAGTGGCTTTAGAAAATGTAGCCTTATGGCATGAACGGGATATCTCCCATTCGTCGGCTGAACGGATGATATTACCGGACAGTACTTTGGCCTTATATTATATGCTTCATAAAATGGTTCAACTCATTGATCGCTTGCAAGTTTTCCCTGAGCAGATGAAGTTCAATATAGACAAAGGCTTGGGATTGATTTTTTCTCAACGGGTGATGCTGGCCTTAGTGGAAAAGGGCGTAAGCCGCGAAAATGCCTATGCTATGGTGCAGCGCAATGCTATGGAGGCTTGGAACACCAAAGAACAATTTAAAAACTTAATCAGTCGGGATTCGGCAATTCGCAAATATTTAGATGAAGAACTTATTAATAACCTATTCGACTATGACTATCACACAAAACATGTTGGGGACATTTTTGAACGATTAGGGCTAGTTTAG
- the purC gene encoding phosphoribosylaminoimidazolesuccinocarboxamide synthase produces MEKLELKYEGKAKKVYATDEKNYYWVAYKDDATAFNGEKKGQIADKGEVNNQLSALFFTEIEKAGIPTHFVRLLGQRDMLVRKLDMIPLEVVVRNIVAGSLSKRLGVEEGFILSQPVVELYYKDDALGDPMVNESHVAAMGWAKLEIAKEIQVMGLKVNEILRNILAKAGIDLIDFKLEFGIDNGKVILGDEISPDTCRYWDIKTREKLDKDRFRRDLGQVEEAYQEVFRRVKEVLAGQ; encoded by the coding sequence ATGGAAAAATTAGAACTAAAGTATGAGGGAAAAGCTAAGAAAGTCTATGCAACGGATGAAAAGAATTATTATTGGGTGGCGTATAAGGATGATGCCACAGCGTTTAACGGCGAGAAGAAAGGACAGATTGCTGATAAAGGAGAGGTTAATAACCAACTTTCAGCACTTTTCTTTACGGAAATTGAAAAAGCGGGAATCCCTACTCACTTTGTTCGCCTGCTAGGGCAGCGGGATATGCTGGTGCGGAAATTGGATATGATTCCCCTGGAAGTTGTTGTTCGTAATATTGTGGCAGGGAGCTTGTCCAAACGTCTCGGTGTAGAAGAAGGGTTTATTCTCTCCCAGCCTGTCGTGGAATTATATTATAAAGATGACGCTTTAGGTGATCCCATGGTCAATGAATCACATGTTGCTGCCATGGGATGGGCCAAGCTCGAGATTGCTAAGGAGATACAAGTCATGGGACTGAAGGTCAATGAAATTCTGCGCAATATTCTTGCCAAAGCGGGCATTGACTTAATTGATTTTAAATTGGAATTTGGTATTGACAATGGCAAAGTGATTTTGGGTGATGAAATATCTCCGGATACATGCCGCTATTGGGACATCAAAACTCGGGAAAAGCTGGATAAAGACCGTTTTCGCCGAGATCTGGGTCAAGTTGAAGAAGCTTATCAGGAAGTATTTCGAAGGGTCAAAGAGGTCTTGGCAGGACAATAA